From the Borrelia puertoricensis genome, the window TTATCTGATAAAGAATGTGTCTAAATGGAAAACAATGAGATATTTAGACAAAATAGAAGAAAATACAAATAAAAAAAGATATGAAGGCAGCTTGATAAGAACAAAAACATGGTTAGAGGCCTTAAAGATTGAAAAAATCTCTCAATGAGGATTAAAAAACCAAAACTAAACTTTAAAGGAAAAAACATGAAAGATTCATTGAAATTACCGGAGAAAAGAGAATTAAAAATCGAATCGAAACAAAAAAAGAGTAATTTCTTTGTTCTAATAGATAAAAAAGGTGATAGAACCATATATCATACGAAAATTGTACTGGATTTTTACACATTTGGAATTAGTGAAGAAAAACCCGATAGTTTTTTTATTATTTTAAGAAGTTGGCATCGAGATAAAAAATATCGATTTAGTTTATTTGCTTTAAAAAATAATGACAAGTTTTTTGGTATTTACTATGGTTACAGAAAACCTATAAGAAATATTGTAACAAGATATGAAAAAGATGGAACAGTTAAAGCATATAGTTTTTCAAAGGCATACTATATGGAGTTTAGATTTAAAAAAGGTAGTATCTTTTGTTATATTCAAGGAATTTATTATTTACTTAAAAGTGAAAAGTTGA encodes:
- a CDS encoding DUF226 domain-containing protein, with protein sequence MKDSLKLPEKRELKIESKQKKSNFFVLIDKKGDRTIYHTKIVLDFYTFGISEEKPDSFFIILRSWHRDKKYRFSLFALKNNDKFFGIYYGYRKPIRNIVTRYEKDGTVKAYSFSKAYYMEFRFKKGSIFCYIQGIYYLLKSEKLKTTYCKKLTDIIGNLEKEVYEFYGKKLPEGGLITKWIEKNQK